The following coding sequences are from one Nicotiana tomentosiformis chromosome 3, ASM39032v3, whole genome shotgun sequence window:
- the LOC104108816 gene encoding non-specific lipid transfer protein GPI-anchored 10, translated as MAFSNFLPAYPTTTVLIFSLLFVLVRTTFSQTFGNLPTGPTVSSCGPLLLQLVPCGPFVQGASPSPVDQCCSNLRQLYNQQPGCLCLLLNQTSLSSLPINTTLALQLPLLCNMHVDRSTCSVSEGLAPNAPTPQVSFGTKNNSTVAASPMQTVAPKTTSILGFGFHNSSAFAVNFNAKESLMITVLTSWGALLWL; from the exons ATGGCTTTTTCCAATTTCCTACCTGCTTATCCTACTACTACTGTTCTTATTTTTTCACTTCTTTTTGTTCTTGTACGTACCACCTTTTCACAAACTTTTGGCAACTTACCTACAGGCCCCACCGTGTCGTCGTGTGGGCCACTCCTGTTACAATTGGTTCCATGTGGACCATTCGTGCAAGGCGCGTCGCCATCACCGGTAGATCAGTGTTGCAGTAACCTCAGGCAACTCTATAACCAGCAACCAGGTTGTCTTTGCCTGTTGCTCAATCAAACAAGCCTCAGCTCTCTTCCTATCAACACCACATTAGCTCTTCAGTTGCCACTTCTTTGTAACATGCATGTTGACAGATCTACCTGTTCAG TTTCTGAAGGATTGGCTCCTAATGCACCAACACCTCAAGTTTCCTTTGGGACAAAAAACAATTCAACTGTTGCTG CTTCGCCGATGCAGACAGTAGCACCTAAGACAACCAGCATTTTGGGATTTGGCTTTCACAATAGCTCTGCTTTTGCTGTAAACTTCAATGCGAAGGAGAGTTTGATGATCACAGTGCTTACTTCTTGGGGTGCATTACTCTGGCTCTAA